GTCCAGCTCCATCGGCTGCTACCTTCCTCCCCAGAGGGTACCTAACAAACGTTTGGTGGAAAGGTAGCTGATCCACTCATGGGTGTCTGCACCTCGCGCCCCACTCCGGGCGTGGCCCTGGTCACCGTCGACTTCCCGCCCGTCAACGCCCTGCCCGTGAAGGGCTGGTACGCGCTCGCCGACGCCGTCCGCACCGCGGGCCGCGACCCCGAGGTCCGCTGCGTCGTGCTCACCGCCGAGGGCCGCGGCTTCAACGCGGGCGTCGACATCAAGGAGTTGCAGCGCGACCAGGGACACACCTCCCTGATCGGCGCCAACAGCGGCTGCGCCGAGGCCTTCGCCGCCGTCTACGAGTGCGAGGTGCCGGTCGTCGCCGCGGTCGCCGGACACTGCCTGGGGGGCGGCATCGGGCTCGTCGGCAACGCCGACGCGATCGTCGCCGCCGAGGACGCCGTCTTCGGACTGCCCGAGCTGGACCGGGGCGCGCTCGGCGCCGCCACCCATCTGGCGCGGCTCGTGCCCCAGCACCTGATGCGGACGCTCTACTACACCTCGCGGACCGCGACCGCCGCCGAACTGCAGGCCCACGGCTCGGTCTGGCAGGTGGTGCCGCGCGCCGGACTGCTCGACGCGGCCCTCGGGCTGGCGGGCGAGATCGCCGCCAAGGACGGCAGTCTCCTGCGGCTCGCCAAGGCCGCGCTCAACGGCATCGACCCCGTGGACGTCCGGCGCAGCTACCGCTTCGAACAGGGCTTCACCTTCGAGGCCAATCTCAGCGGTGTCGCCGACCGGGTCCGCGACACCTTCGGGAAGGAGAGCTCCCCGTGAACCGGCGGACAGCGAGGACGGACAAGGTACTGACCCCCGAGGACGTGGTGGCCGGGCTCCGCTCCGGCATGACGATCGGGATCGGCGGCTGGGGCTCGCGGCGCAAGCCGATGGCCCTGGTCAGAGCGGTGCTCCGGTCCGGGATCGGCGATCTCACAGTGATCTCGTACGGCGGCCCGGACGTCGGACTGCTCGCGGCCGCCGGCCGGATCCGGCGGCTCGTCACGCCCTTCGTGACCCTGGACTCCATCCCCCTCGAACCCCACTACCGGGCCGCGCGCGAGCGCGGTGCCTTCGAACTCACCGAGCTCGACGAGGCGATGTTCATGTGGGGGCTGCACGCCGCCGCCAACCGGCTGCCCTTCCTGCCGGTACGGGCCGGCCTCGGCTCCGACGTGATGCGGGTCAACCCCGGCCTGCGGACCGTCACCTCCCCCTACGAGGACGGCGAGGAGTTCGTCGCCGCGCCCGCACTGCGGATGGACGCCGCCCTGGTCCACCTCAACCGCGCCGACCGGCTCGGGAACGGCCAGTACCTCGGCC
This sequence is a window from Streptomyces sp. NBC_00691. Protein-coding genes within it:
- a CDS encoding enoyl-CoA hydratase family protein codes for the protein MGVCTSRPTPGVALVTVDFPPVNALPVKGWYALADAVRTAGRDPEVRCVVLTAEGRGFNAGVDIKELQRDQGHTSLIGANSGCAEAFAAVYECEVPVVAAVAGHCLGGGIGLVGNADAIVAAEDAVFGLPELDRGALGAATHLARLVPQHLMRTLYYTSRTATAAELQAHGSVWQVVPRAGLLDAALGLAGEIAAKDGSLLRLAKAALNGIDPVDVRRSYRFEQGFTFEANLSGVADRVRDTFGKESSP
- a CDS encoding CoA transferase subunit A, which gives rise to MNRRTARTDKVLTPEDVVAGLRSGMTIGIGGWGSRRKPMALVRAVLRSGIGDLTVISYGGPDVGLLAAAGRIRRLVTPFVTLDSIPLEPHYRAARERGAFELTELDEAMFMWGLHAAANRLPFLPVRAGLGSDVMRVNPGLRTVTSPYEDGEEFVAAPALRMDAALVHLNRADRLGNGQYLGPDPYFDDLFCEAADTAYVSCERLVDSFGADTVPQTLLVSRHSVTGVVETPNGAHFTSCVPDHDRDEPFQRLYATTPWPEFAERFLSGKNEDDYQAAVQAWHKEQRK